GGGCCGGGCGGTACTTGCGGGCAACGTCGGCCGCGCAACCCCACACGCGAGCCTTTTGCCCCTTGGCCGTCGTGCAGCACACACAGCTAATCAGCTCGCCCGTGTCGTCGCGGAAGATGCCGCCCCCGCTGTCGCCGCTCGAGACGGACAACGACATTTGGAGCTGACCGTTCGAGTCCTGCGCGAACGTGATCTCGCCGTCCTCGCGGTTCCCGGGGTTGTCCACCCCGTAACCCTTGTGCCAAATCTTGGTCCCGACCGCAGGGTTACTCGCCGCGATCTCGGCGAACGGCAGGTCCGCGAGCGTTGCGTCCTCGGTCGTGAGCCACGCGCAGTCCGGCGTCTCGTAGATGCTCCCCACCTTCACCGCGAGCTTTCGGCCATCGGGCAACACCATTGAGCCCTTCGCCCCGACGCCCATGTGGGTGACACAGTGCGCCGCGGTGAGCACGTCCCATTTCCCGTCAGCTCTGCGCGGCCCGATCACCGTGGCCGTGCAACCCGCGTTGCCGAATTGGATCTTGCCCAGCGCGCCAGCCGGGTTCGCCTTGGGCTTCACCGGCGGTTGTGGGGTCGGGGGCACGATCGGGGGCGCCTTGTCGCAACACGATTCGATCTCCACCGACATCGCTTGCTCATCCACCGAAATCGCACCGTCGGCCCCGGTGGTGATGACTAGCGCCTCGATCTGGTAGGTACCGGGCGGGGCCGCGAACTCGAGAAT
This region of Gemmata massiliana genomic DNA includes:
- a CDS encoding trypsin-like peptidase domain-containing protein; the protein is MFRVRLFVLLALLLAVPVVSAAPDRMLVPEPLPQKLALEGTTKYKPYQLVRVKATGVDAKAGIIWRVYPSQDVQRATTPRGILEFAAPPGTYQIEALVITTGADGAISVDEQAMSVEIESCCDKAPPIVPPTPQPPVKPKANPAGALGKIQFGNAGCTATVIGPRRADGKWDVLTAAHCVTHMGVGAKGSMVLPDGRKLAVKVGSIYETPDCAWLTTEDATLADLPFAEIAASNPAVGTKIWHKGYGVDNPGNREDGEITFAQDSNGQLQMSLSVSSGDSGGGIFRDDTGELISCVCCTTAKGQKARVWGCAADVARKYRPAQTTELWTPIEIPEAGIGPINAWEPVDMPTRGPVVTVLK